From a region of the Campylobacter concisus genome:
- a CDS encoding type VI secretion system baseplate subunit TssG → MNKELNQASFFKLVKNCLKHHDRRDIFLKNSPSFAYPINELESLNKEDAVKIVVNFMGLLGSGSHLTSYILEKISKSSDNNFEKFFDFFDNYLLWLFFDSISLKNYARSFEKELDDKISKILLDILNISNKKLAKKFLPFSPLIISQRRPKREIEFALQRHFNLKNKLFLLENLPNQIFIAPSNLNSLGIKNRTLGRNFILGKKLFEKQTKIAVYINGIDYEEAIDFFPKRRKFKELQDTLIFFTNNEFVADLYIKINYSPKMKLRLGIDESYSKIGLGARLKSNKNMSNFIKFRLCS, encoded by the coding sequence ATGAACAAAGAACTAAATCAAGCTTCTTTTTTTAAGTTAGTAAAAAACTGCCTAAAGCACCACGATAGAAGAGATATTTTTTTAAAAAATAGCCCAAGTTTTGCTTATCCGATTAATGAGCTTGAGAGCTTAAATAAAGAGGATGCAGTAAAAATCGTCGTAAATTTTATGGGTCTTTTGGGAAGTGGCTCGCATCTTACAAGCTATATTTTGGAGAAAATTTCAAAGAGTAGCGATAATAATTTCGAGAAATTTTTTGACTTTTTTGACAATTACTTGCTTTGGCTTTTCTTTGATAGCATTAGTCTAAAAAATTATGCAAGATCCTTTGAAAAAGAGCTTGATGATAAAATTTCAAAGATTTTATTGGATATATTAAACATAAGCAATAAAAAATTAGCAAAAAAATTCTTACCATTTTCTCCGCTTATTATTAGCCAAAGAAGGCCTAAAAGAGAGATTGAGTTTGCCTTGCAGCGTCATTTTAATTTAAAAAATAAACTATTTTTGCTAGAAAATCTACCAAATCAAATTTTCATAGCGCCTTCAAATTTAAATTCACTTGGTATCAAAAATAGGACTTTGGGCAGAAATTTTATACTTGGTAAAAAGCTTTTTGAGAAACAAACTAAGATAGCAGTTTATATAAATGGCATAGATTATGAAGAAGCTATTGATTTTTTCCCAAAAAGAAGAAAATTTAAAGAGCTTCAAGATACTCTTATCTTTTTTACAAACAATGAATTTGTTGCTGATTTATACATAAAAATAAACTATTCTCCAAAGATGAAGCTAAGGCTTGGAATAGATGAAAGTTATAGTAAAATAGGCCTTGGTGCAAGGCTTAAAAGTAATAAAAATATGTCAAATTTTATAAAATTTAGGCTTTGCTCTTAA